Proteins encoded in a region of the Mycolicibacterium chitae genome:
- a CDS encoding FadR/GntR family transcriptional regulator: MIAPRIDSRQAKLAGRAAEQIVADVIELGWPVGQVLGSEAELLERYGVSRAVLREAVRLVEHQRVARMRRGTGGGLVIDEPDIDAVIGPAIIYLLRVDATLDQIFDTRILLEELAAELASQRAGESDLALLRRTLEREAAGEVPDYRLLHSHVAALTANPVLELFVETFARVSNFYFADRAALPESVVRDVCRAHDAIAKAILTNNPGLARERMRRHLGAEADFIRAQPDTVQRLDPAVALAGSLGDKRGEALARQLFTEIISSGAAPGNFVGSETALMDKHQASRAVVREAIRILEYHQIALTRRGPGGGLFVAEPDSTALAEIIAIYLRRRGVKLRHISDLRTGLELAVTERAAEQLRAAPAAELEAMAADLTQALRAESELGFALAFSRGEDFHSVLGGLTGNPALQLLHRVTMRLGWQFFSQLATANPRVNAISEPAAIEPAHRDITEALRAGDAELAVMRMRAHMNATASPPT; encoded by the coding sequence ATGATCGCGCCGCGAATCGATTCGCGGCAGGCCAAACTCGCCGGGCGGGCCGCCGAGCAGATCGTCGCCGACGTCATCGAGCTGGGCTGGCCCGTCGGGCAGGTCCTCGGCTCGGAGGCGGAACTGCTGGAACGGTACGGCGTGAGCCGGGCCGTCCTGCGCGAGGCGGTGCGCCTGGTGGAGCACCAGCGGGTGGCCCGCATGCGCCGGGGCACCGGCGGTGGCCTGGTGATCGACGAGCCCGACATCGACGCGGTCATCGGCCCCGCGATCATCTACCTGCTGCGGGTCGACGCCACGCTCGACCAGATCTTCGACACCCGCATCCTGCTCGAGGAACTGGCCGCCGAACTGGCCTCGCAGCGGGCCGGCGAGAGCGATCTGGCCCTGCTGCGGCGGACGCTGGAACGCGAGGCGGCCGGCGAGGTCCCCGACTACCGCCTGCTGCATTCGCACGTCGCGGCGCTGACCGCCAACCCCGTGCTGGAACTGTTCGTCGAGACCTTCGCCCGGGTGAGCAACTTCTACTTCGCGGACCGCGCGGCGCTGCCCGAGTCGGTGGTCCGCGACGTCTGCCGGGCGCACGATGCCATCGCCAAGGCGATCCTGACCAACAATCCCGGCCTGGCGCGCGAACGGATGCGCCGCCACCTCGGCGCCGAGGCGGACTTCATCCGCGCCCAGCCCGACACCGTGCAGCGGCTGGACCCCGCCGTCGCGCTGGCCGGCTCGCTCGGCGACAAGCGCGGCGAGGCCCTGGCGCGTCAGCTGTTCACCGAGATCATCAGCAGCGGCGCCGCCCCCGGCAACTTCGTGGGGTCCGAGACCGCGTTGATGGACAAACACCAGGCCAGTCGGGCCGTGGTCCGCGAGGCCATCCGGATCCTGGAGTACCACCAGATCGCGCTGACCCGGCGGGGTCCCGGCGGCGGCCTGTTCGTCGCCGAACCGGACAGCACCGCGCTCGCCGAGATCATCGCCATCTACCTGCGGCGGCGCGGCGTCAAACTGCGCCACATCAGCGACCTGCGCACGGGCCTGGAGCTGGCGGTGACCGAGCGTGCGGCCGAGCAGCTGCGCGCCGCCCCGGCCGCCGAGCTCGAGGCGATGGCCGCGGACCTCACCCAGGCCCTGCGGGCCGAATCCGAACTGGGCTTCGCGCTGGCGTTCAGCCGCGGCGAGGATTTCCACTCGGTGCTCGGCGGCCTCACCGGCAACCCGGCTCTGCAGTTGTTACACCGGGTCACGATGCGGCTGGGCTGGCAGTTCTTCTCTCAGCTGGCCACCGCGAACCCGCGGGTCAACGCCATCTCGGAGCCGGCGGCCATCGAGCCGGCGCACCGCGACATCACCGAGGCGCTGCGCGCCGGTGACGCCGAGCTGGCCGTGATGCGGATGCGGGCGCACATGAACGCGACCGCGTCGCCGCCGACCTGA
- a CDS encoding Zn-ribbon domain-containing OB-fold protein — MGVTHSPESPALTPAPRVLPELDDTSRPFWTAGAAGELRIAHCPTCRRYLHPPRATCRDCGADLEFEAVSGNGTVFTYTVAHQQFNPAVPTPFVIALVELDEQSDLRLVANIVDVEPAAVTTGMRVRVRFEQHDTVFVPVFAPAP; from the coding sequence ATGGGGGTGACGCATTCTCCCGAATCGCCGGCCTTGACCCCCGCCCCTCGGGTGCTGCCCGAACTCGACGACACCTCCCGTCCGTTCTGGACCGCCGGTGCCGCGGGCGAACTACGTATCGCGCATTGCCCCACCTGTCGCCGCTACCTGCACCCGCCCCGCGCCACGTGCCGGGACTGCGGCGCGGACCTCGAGTTCGAGGCGGTGTCGGGCAACGGCACGGTGTTCACCTACACCGTCGCCCACCAGCAGTTCAATCCCGCCGTCCCAACACCTTTCGTCATCGCCCTGGTCGAACTCGACGAGCAGTCCGATCTGCGCCTGGTCGCCAACATCGTGGACGTGGAGCCCGCCGCGGTCACCACGGGCATGCGGGTGCGGGTGCGCTTCGAACAGCACGACACGGTGTTCGTCCCGGTCTTCGCACCCGCCCCCTGA
- a CDS encoding phosphotransferase family protein, whose translation MSKQPRVIPEEIRTWIGEVTGAHRVDTKQVSGGASRQAWFVDAETEAGPRELFLRYDPREPTPGGAFHPLQIEAEIIAELHRHGVQVPRVLAAHPVAQAVLMERVGGDTWFRLIKDEGEQVRTAQDFIAKLAALHRIDAGALNIPGLGPAGPVADHVRAEIAAMRARVDRYGKPAPLLRFCIDWLERNIPDYDGPTVLVQGDTGPGNFMYSGGTVTAIVDWELAHFGDPMDDIAWLSLRTVQDTFTDFPARLAEYERLSGHRIDEDRVWYYRLFAETRLASISPATVDVRASAPAGSPDAGNSLIYGMLHRRLLVEALAHVVGIPEVWVDLPDDERVSEYTSVYDAAAAALSGAVERSEDVLAIRYVKGAARLVKFLAEVDRVGAEVDAAEIAELAGFLNRTPASVSEGRAALADLAGRGALSEHDYVAQLWRGIKRDDYLTRTASGALRRRSWPPLSHAEESTEGDQDRWASQSLKTTAN comes from the coding sequence ATGAGCAAGCAGCCCAGGGTGATTCCGGAGGAGATCCGCACGTGGATCGGCGAGGTCACCGGTGCGCACCGGGTGGACACCAAGCAGGTGTCGGGCGGCGCCAGCCGACAGGCCTGGTTCGTCGACGCGGAGACCGAGGCGGGACCGCGCGAGCTGTTCCTGCGGTATGACCCGCGCGAGCCCACCCCGGGCGGCGCCTTTCATCCGCTGCAGATCGAGGCGGAGATCATCGCCGAATTGCACCGGCACGGTGTGCAGGTCCCGCGCGTGCTGGCCGCGCACCCCGTGGCCCAGGCGGTGCTGATGGAGCGCGTCGGCGGGGACACCTGGTTCCGGCTGATCAAGGATGAGGGAGAGCAGGTCCGCACGGCGCAGGACTTCATCGCCAAACTGGCCGCCTTGCACCGCATCGACGCGGGTGCGCTGAACATCCCCGGGTTGGGCCCCGCCGGCCCGGTCGCCGACCATGTGCGCGCGGAGATCGCGGCCATGCGCGCCCGCGTCGACCGCTATGGCAAGCCGGCGCCGCTGCTGCGGTTCTGCATCGACTGGCTGGAACGCAACATCCCCGACTACGACGGGCCCACCGTCCTGGTGCAGGGTGACACCGGGCCCGGCAACTTCATGTACTCCGGGGGCACCGTCACCGCGATAGTGGATTGGGAACTGGCACATTTCGGCGATCCCATGGATGACATCGCCTGGTTGTCACTGCGCACGGTGCAGGACACCTTCACCGACTTCCCGGCCCGCCTCGCCGAGTACGAGCGGCTCTCCGGGCACCGGATCGACGAAGACCGGGTGTGGTACTACCGCCTGTTCGCCGAGACCCGGCTGGCCTCGATCAGCCCCGCGACCGTCGACGTCCGGGCCTCGGCGCCGGCGGGCTCGCCGGACGCGGGCAACAGCCTGATCTACGGCATGCTGCACCGCCGGTTGCTGGTCGAGGCGCTGGCCCACGTGGTCGGCATCCCCGAGGTCTGGGTCGACCTGCCCGATGACGAGCGCGTCTCGGAGTACACCTCGGTGTACGACGCGGCGGCGGCCGCACTGTCCGGAGCGGTCGAGCGATCCGAGGACGTGCTGGCGATCCGCTACGTCAAGGGTGCCGCGCGCCTGGTGAAGTTCCTCGCTGAGGTGGACCGGGTGGGCGCGGAGGTCGATGCCGCCGAAATCGCCGAATTGGCAGGCTTTTTGAACAGGACACCGGCGTCGGTGTCCGAGGGTCGGGCCGCGCTCGCGGACCTGGCGGGTCGTGGCGCGCTCTCGGAGCACGACTACGTGGCGCAGCTGTGGCGCGGCATCAAGCGCGACGACTATCTGACCCGGACGGCCTCCGGCGCGTTGCGCCGTCGAAGCTGGCCGCCGCTCTCGCACGCAGAAGAATCCACCGAAGGAGATCAGGACCGTTGGGCATCGCAATCACTGAAGACCACCGCGAACTAG
- a CDS encoding enoyl-CoA hydratase/isomerase family protein translates to MTQVGGAAATVDTGTDTVRAEIVDRVGVITLNRPHRRNALHVEIYAAVPSLLERFAADDDIGAVLITGAGGAFCAGGDVRDGGSAKLVATDDPEDLVRTRAELLTEHARMVTLLHAMPKVTIAALPGAAVGAGMSIALAADLRIAARSARLVPGWSKLAFSGDFGGAWFLTHLVGPSKALELLITDAPIDTEAGTRLGLFNRVVEDDELPSAALRWAAEIAAGPTYAYAGTKNNVLDARRLPLEEALPLESERMVRCSMTQEHRDAVQRWMANSAKTKTRK, encoded by the coding sequence GTGACCCAGGTGGGCGGGGCCGCCGCGACGGTGGACACCGGCACCGACACGGTGCGGGCCGAGATCGTCGACCGGGTCGGCGTGATCACCCTCAACCGCCCCCACCGGCGCAACGCCCTGCACGTCGAGATCTACGCTGCCGTACCGAGTCTGCTCGAACGGTTCGCCGCCGACGACGACATCGGTGCGGTGCTCATCACCGGCGCCGGCGGGGCGTTCTGCGCGGGCGGCGATGTGCGCGACGGCGGGTCGGCCAAGCTGGTGGCCACCGACGATCCGGAGGACCTGGTGCGCACCCGCGCCGAACTCCTGACCGAGCACGCCCGCATGGTCACGCTGCTGCACGCCATGCCGAAGGTGACCATCGCGGCCCTGCCCGGGGCGGCGGTCGGTGCGGGCATGAGTATCGCGCTGGCGGCGGACCTGCGCATCGCCGCGCGTTCGGCGCGGCTGGTCCCGGGGTGGTCGAAGCTGGCCTTCTCCGGCGATTTCGGCGGTGCCTGGTTCCTCACCCACCTGGTGGGCCCGTCCAAGGCGCTGGAGTTGCTGATCACGGATGCACCGATCGACACCGAGGCCGGCACGCGGCTCGGATTGTTCAATCGGGTGGTCGAGGACGACGAGCTGCCCTCGGCGGCGCTGCGCTGGGCCGCCGAGATCGCCGCCGGCCCCACCTATGCCTACGCCGGAACCAAGAACAATGTGCTCGACGCCCGGCGCCTCCCGCTCGAGGAGGCGTTGCCCCTCGAGAGTGAGCGCATGGTCCGGTGCAGCATGACCCAGGAACACCGCGACGCGGTGCAGCGATGGATGGCCAACTCGGCCAAGACGAAGACGAGGAAATGA
- a CDS encoding FAS1-like dehydratase domain-containing protein, which yields MTQTDQTHDFDHAIKDEDIERAKLLLGIDAPISIDEHHRELSTDAIRQFAIGYGDDNPLYVDPDYARDTRWGGPIAPPMIHCALSRKMLGDPIPEDIRKATRGLFSGIHLFVSGQDTEWFLPVRPGDQLFGFGGMETTEVKNSEYAGRSVIRIRRVVRINQRAEVVAIERTILIATERKKSRERGKYMNLEPGTYTDEQIAEIDEIYAAEGPRGAEPRYYEDVQVGEALPKMVKGPLTLTDMISFHAGGYGFGPYGIGGARVGYKNRQRVPKFYIKNAAGIPDVAQRLHWENEWSQSIGNPMAYDYGVMRECWLTHYLTDWMGDDGWLVRQHDEMRKFNYIGDTQFITGEVVGKRIENGNGVVDVEFRATSQRGEVTAPATATVALPSRELGPVVLPLPDEATRRKAVAMMERHNELAHGTKR from the coding sequence ATGACGCAGACCGACCAAACCCACGACTTCGATCACGCGATCAAGGACGAGGACATCGAGCGGGCCAAGCTGCTGCTCGGCATCGATGCCCCGATCAGCATCGATGAACATCACCGCGAGCTGAGCACCGACGCCATCCGCCAGTTCGCCATCGGCTACGGCGACGACAACCCGCTGTACGTCGATCCGGACTACGCCCGGGACACCCGCTGGGGTGGTCCGATCGCGCCCCCGATGATCCACTGCGCGCTGTCGCGCAAGATGCTCGGGGACCCGATTCCCGAGGACATCCGCAAGGCGACCCGGGGATTGTTCTCCGGCATCCACCTTTTCGTCTCCGGGCAGGACACCGAGTGGTTCCTGCCGGTGCGGCCGGGTGATCAGCTGTTCGGCTTCGGCGGCATGGAGACCACCGAGGTCAAGAACAGCGAGTATGCCGGTCGCTCCGTCATCCGGATCCGCCGCGTGGTGCGCATCAACCAGCGCGCCGAGGTCGTCGCGATCGAGCGCACCATCCTGATCGCCACCGAACGCAAGAAGTCCCGCGAGCGCGGCAAGTACATGAACCTCGAGCCGGGGACCTACACCGACGAGCAGATCGCCGAGATCGACGAGATCTACGCGGCCGAGGGGCCGCGCGGCGCCGAACCGCGTTACTACGAGGACGTCCAGGTGGGTGAGGCCCTGCCGAAGATGGTGAAGGGGCCGCTGACGCTGACCGACATGATCTCCTTCCATGCGGGCGGCTACGGGTTCGGTCCGTACGGAATCGGCGGCGCCCGAGTGGGTTACAAGAATCGGCAGCGCGTGCCGAAGTTCTACATCAAGAACGCCGCCGGCATCCCCGACGTGGCGCAGCGCCTGCACTGGGAGAACGAGTGGTCGCAGTCGATCGGCAATCCGATGGCCTACGACTACGGCGTGATGCGGGAGTGCTGGCTGACCCACTACCTGACCGACTGGATGGGTGACGACGGCTGGCTGGTGCGCCAGCACGACGAGATGCGCAAGTTCAACTACATCGGTGATACCCAGTTCATCACCGGCGAGGTGGTCGGCAAGCGCATCGAAAACGGTAACGGCGTCGTCGATGTCGAGTTCCGCGCCACCAGCCAACGCGGCGAGGTCACCGCGCCGGCAACCGCGACGGTCGCGCTGCCGAGCCGGGAACTCGGACCCGTCGTGCTGCCACTGCCGGACGAGGCCACTCGCCGCAAGGCCGTGGCGATGATGGAGCGCCACAACGAATTGGCGCACGGTACCAAGCGGTGA
- a CDS encoding cytochrome P450 family protein: MSKRVGTLEITHLGSREMLDTPHERYAYLRANAPVSWGTAPLTLPGKGGFLLTRYDDVNFLFTDERFSTDIIKNTSAGKYSWLLPPSIRMLTQTMVFKDDPDHKRLRTLVHKAFTPKLVRTMAPDIAKIAEKLADEVAVKREVDLVHDYAVRLPLAVIATMLGVADKDRDRFHVMVEKLGTDTGKPSARLRSAATMMKLSKMFAEMIEDRRINPGEGLISELARANEGGDRLTHKETVAMVFLLLLAGHDTTANLIGNSVLELVQNPDQLELLRTQPELLETTALEELLRYTSPVADGAARVAMEDLEIADVPIPKGSQLLGVITSANRDEAHFENPQALDLTRKPNKHLSFASGIHYCLGHQLARQEGRIALAALLERFNNWELAVPAETLRYKPTVTLRGLTKLPIRMY, encoded by the coding sequence ATGTCCAAACGAGTTGGCACGCTGGAGATCACCCATCTCGGTAGTCGCGAGATGCTCGACACTCCACATGAGCGCTATGCGTATCTGCGTGCGAACGCCCCGGTGTCCTGGGGGACCGCGCCGCTGACGCTGCCCGGTAAGGGTGGCTTCCTGTTGACCCGCTACGACGACGTCAACTTCCTCTTCACCGATGAACGGTTCTCCACCGACATCATCAAGAACACCTCGGCGGGCAAGTACTCGTGGCTGTTGCCCCCGAGCATCCGGATGCTCACCCAGACCATGGTGTTCAAGGACGACCCCGACCACAAGCGCCTGCGCACGCTGGTGCACAAGGCGTTCACCCCGAAGCTCGTCAGGACCATGGCGCCCGATATCGCCAAGATCGCGGAGAAGTTGGCCGACGAGGTGGCCGTCAAACGCGAGGTGGACCTGGTCCACGACTACGCGGTTCGGCTGCCGCTGGCGGTGATCGCCACCATGCTCGGCGTCGCCGACAAGGACCGCGACCGGTTCCACGTGATGGTGGAGAAGTTGGGCACCGACACCGGCAAGCCCAGCGCCAGGCTGCGCAGTGCGGCGACCATGATGAAGCTGTCGAAGATGTTCGCGGAGATGATCGAGGATCGGCGGATCAACCCGGGCGAGGGTCTGATCTCCGAACTCGCGCGGGCCAACGAGGGCGGCGACCGGCTCACCCACAAGGAAACCGTCGCGATGGTGTTCCTGTTGCTGCTCGCCGGCCACGACACCACCGCCAACCTGATCGGTAACAGCGTCCTGGAGCTCGTGCAGAACCCGGATCAGTTGGAGCTGTTGCGGACTCAGCCGGAGTTGTTGGAGACCACGGCGCTCGAGGAGCTGCTGCGCTACACCTCGCCGGTGGCCGACGGCGCCGCGCGGGTGGCCATGGAAGATCTCGAGATCGCCGACGTGCCGATCCCCAAGGGCTCACAGCTGCTGGGGGTCATCACCTCGGCCAACCGCGACGAGGCGCATTTCGAAAACCCCCAGGCGCTGGATCTGACGCGAAAGCCCAACAAGCACTTGTCATTTGCCTCGGGAATTCACTATTGCCTGGGCCATCAGCTGGCCCGCCAGGAGGGCCGGATCGCCCTGGCCGCACTGCTGGAGCGGTTCAACAACTGGGAACTGGCGGTGCCGGCCGAGACCTTGCGCTACAAGCCCACGGTGACGCTGCGGGGCTTGACCAAACTACCGATACGGATGTACTGA
- a CDS encoding acyl-CoA dehydrogenase: protein MGIAITEDHRELADVARAFLEARKARSSARALLEAKTEERPDFWAELAGLGWLGLHVPEEYGGAGVGLPELVAVVEEFGGAVAPGPFVPTVMASAIIAATGSAEQRTRWLPGLVDGTVTAGVGLDAQVTVDGDRVSGDGPVVFGAGLADLLLLIAGDDVLVLDAGAAGLTLDVPANLDPTRRSGRVDLAGVALAGADVIEGGAALAVALVRTIAAAEAVGGAQDCLAAAVDYAKVREQFGRTIGTFQAIKHHLANMLVAAEKATATVWDAARAGVDGSGDEEFELMAAAAATLAFDAYVHNAELNIQVHGGIGFTWEHDAHLHLRRALTTRGLFGGRRAPADVYELTGKGVVRANSIDLPPEAEEVRSETRRELASWADLDDKRLRERMIETGYLMPHWPKPWGRAADAVEQLVIEQEMAAAGITRPDLGITSWNVLTLIQHGSPEQIERLVAPALSGEQVWCQLFSEPGAGSDAAAVSTKAVRAEGGWIVNGQKVWTSGAQYCQLGLATVRTDPEAAKHAGITMMIIDMSAPGVEVRPLRQITGASEFNEVFLTDVFVPDHDVVGTPNDGWRVARATLGNERVSIGGGGVSASKGAVAAIVDVTQRYGERVAGAAERAGQFLADEHALRLLNLRRVARSVAGSEPGPEGNVTKLLIAEHVVDRARQTAELYGPDVALLNAPAKVAGLLVLGSRGMTIAGGTSEVTRNQIAERILGLPRDPLIK from the coding sequence TTGGGCATCGCAATCACTGAAGACCACCGCGAACTAGCCGACGTCGCACGGGCGTTCCTCGAGGCGCGCAAAGCGCGCAGCTCGGCACGCGCCTTGTTGGAGGCGAAAACCGAGGAACGTCCGGACTTCTGGGCCGAGCTGGCCGGCCTGGGCTGGCTCGGACTGCACGTGCCCGAGGAGTACGGCGGCGCCGGGGTCGGCCTTCCGGAGTTGGTGGCGGTGGTCGAGGAGTTCGGCGGCGCCGTCGCGCCGGGACCCTTCGTCCCCACCGTCATGGCCTCGGCGATCATCGCCGCGACCGGCAGCGCCGAGCAGCGGACGCGGTGGTTGCCCGGCCTGGTCGACGGGACGGTGACCGCCGGGGTCGGACTGGACGCGCAGGTCACCGTCGACGGCGACCGGGTCTCGGGTGACGGGCCGGTGGTGTTCGGTGCCGGCCTGGCGGATCTGTTGCTCCTGATCGCCGGCGACGACGTCCTGGTCCTCGACGCGGGCGCCGCCGGGCTCACCCTCGACGTGCCGGCCAACCTCGACCCCACCCGGCGCTCGGGCCGGGTGGACCTCGCCGGCGTCGCACTTGCCGGCGCCGACGTCATCGAGGGCGGGGCCGCGCTGGCGGTGGCCCTGGTGCGCACCATCGCGGCCGCCGAAGCCGTTGGCGGAGCGCAGGATTGCCTGGCCGCGGCGGTCGACTACGCCAAGGTCCGCGAGCAGTTCGGCCGGACCATCGGCACCTTCCAGGCCATCAAGCACCACCTGGCCAACATGTTGGTGGCCGCGGAGAAGGCCACCGCGACGGTGTGGGACGCGGCACGGGCGGGCGTCGACGGCTCCGGCGACGAGGAATTCGAGCTGATGGCGGCCGCGGCGGCCACCCTGGCCTTCGACGCCTACGTGCACAACGCCGAGCTGAACATCCAGGTGCACGGTGGGATCGGCTTCACCTGGGAGCACGACGCGCACCTGCATCTGCGCCGCGCGTTGACCACCCGTGGCCTGTTCGGCGGCCGGCGCGCCCCCGCCGATGTGTACGAACTGACGGGCAAGGGCGTGGTCCGGGCCAACTCGATCGACCTCCCCCCGGAGGCCGAGGAGGTGCGCAGCGAGACCCGGCGCGAGCTCGCGTCGTGGGCCGACCTGGACGACAAGCGGCTGCGGGAACGGATGATCGAGACCGGCTACCTGATGCCGCACTGGCCCAAGCCGTGGGGCCGGGCCGCGGATGCGGTGGAGCAGCTGGTCATCGAGCAGGAGATGGCCGCGGCCGGGATCACCCGCCCGGACCTCGGCATCACCAGCTGGAACGTCCTCACCCTGATCCAGCACGGCAGTCCCGAACAGATCGAGCGCCTGGTGGCGCCCGCGCTGAGCGGGGAGCAGGTGTGGTGCCAGCTGTTCTCCGAGCCGGGCGCCGGCTCCGACGCCGCGGCGGTGAGCACCAAGGCGGTGCGGGCCGAGGGCGGCTGGATTGTCAACGGGCAGAAGGTCTGGACCAGCGGTGCGCAATACTGCCAGCTGGGTCTGGCCACGGTCCGCACGGATCCGGAGGCGGCCAAGCACGCCGGCATCACCATGATGATCATCGACATGAGCGCACCGGGTGTCGAGGTGCGCCCGCTGCGGCAAATCACCGGGGCCTCCGAGTTCAACGAGGTCTTCCTCACCGATGTCTTCGTGCCGGACCACGATGTCGTCGGCACCCCCAACGACGGTTGGCGGGTCGCGCGCGCCACGTTGGGCAACGAGCGGGTGAGCATCGGCGGGGGCGGGGTTTCCGCCAGCAAGGGTGCGGTGGCCGCGATCGTCGATGTGACGCAGCGCTACGGCGAACGAGTGGCGGGCGCCGCCGAACGGGCGGGGCAGTTCCTGGCCGACGAACATGCGCTGCGGCTGCTCAATCTGCGCCGGGTGGCCCGCAGCGTCGCCGGTTCCGAACCGGGGCCGGAGGGCAACGTGACCAAGCTGCTGATCGCCGAGCACGTGGTGGACCGGGCCCGCCAGACGGCCGAGCTGTACGGACCCGACGTCGCGCTGCTCAACGCTCCCGCCAAGGTGGCCGGCCTGTTGGTGCTCGGTTCCCGGGGGATGACGATCGCCGGGGGCACCTCCGAGGTGACCCGCAATCAGATCGCGGAGCGGATCCTCGGGTTGCCCCGGGACCCGCTCATCAAGTGA
- a CDS encoding enoyl-CoA hydratase/isomerase family protein: protein MIPATPRDELDPEPPGIGSLEAIEFGVEDHVATITLNRPDALNAISGRMAAELTWAWETVRDTDDIHVAVLRAVGDRAFCTGVDVKGDGSWFFRSNVWNTFDPGMLVSPKIHHRCWKPVVTAVHGLAAGGAQYLINESDIVICSEDAAFFDPHANGSIVSALEPIGMLHRGVPLGEVLRWALMGTEERISAETALRIGLVSEVVARDDLWARANDIAGQIAARNPQAIQGTIRAIWESLDMTRSTALQNGMAYTHIGNPPLAERRAAPRRNGRPAYR from the coding sequence ATGATTCCCGCTACCCCCCGCGACGAACTGGACCCCGAACCCCCGGGCATCGGCTCGTTGGAGGCCATCGAATTCGGCGTCGAGGACCACGTCGCCACCATCACTTTGAACCGGCCGGACGCCCTGAACGCCATTTCGGGCCGAATGGCCGCCGAGTTGACCTGGGCCTGGGAGACGGTGCGCGACACCGACGACATCCACGTCGCGGTGCTGCGGGCCGTCGGCGACCGCGCGTTCTGCACCGGCGTCGACGTCAAGGGCGACGGCAGCTGGTTCTTCCGGAGCAACGTGTGGAACACCTTCGACCCGGGGATGCTGGTGTCCCCGAAGATCCATCACCGCTGCTGGAAACCCGTGGTCACCGCGGTGCACGGGTTGGCCGCCGGCGGCGCCCAGTACCTGATCAACGAGTCCGACATCGTGATCTGCTCCGAGGACGCGGCGTTCTTCGACCCGCACGCCAACGGCAGCATCGTCTCCGCGCTGGAGCCGATCGGGATGCTGCACCGCGGCGTCCCGCTCGGGGAGGTGCTGCGCTGGGCGCTGATGGGCACCGAGGAACGCATCTCGGCGGAGACCGCGCTGCGCATCGGGCTGGTGTCGGAGGTGGTGGCCCGCGACGATCTGTGGGCCCGAGCAAACGACATCGCCGGCCAGATCGCGGCGCGCAACCCGCAAGCGATCCAGGGCACCATCCGCGCGATATGGGAATCTTTAGACATGACGCGTTCCACCGCGCTGCAGAACGGCATGGCCTACACCCACATCGGCAACCCCCCGCTGGCCGAGCGGCGGGCCGCGCCGCGCCGCAACGGGCGGCCGGCCTACCGGTGA